The Miltoncostaea oceani genome includes a region encoding these proteins:
- a CDS encoding FHA domain-containing protein: MLCRSCRRQVGRGDPFCHACGVAVDGRTAALDLVLPGGARVPLADATTIGRSPASTVRLEDRSVSRTHARVTVSAAGAVLEDAGSSHGTLLDGHPVGGPAPLRDGSAISVGDVELRVERHRDDAEAGRTVVVPVNGSVVVAATGGAHVTQAGTQAGFRPRMRPGWKLKRMAEGEGRLRYVLSSEHMPDLLRMGDADAALVQMLDGETSLPELMAEAERVHGDNGVGRLARLLADLGERGLLEGVDAPERRAREGLLGRLTRPRERAFPGAGAWFERLYRRGGWVLFTRTGLIALALVAVSGLIAFTALIVGRGGTPFVVADRIGIGGLVFIAGRALVVAVHEIAHGLAMASFGRTVPRAGVKAILGLPFAFVDTTEAWFEPRRRRMAISAAGPVADLVVGGAAGLVAWSLPAGNTRDVVYQVALAAYIGAFYNLNPFLDRDGYHILVDRLGEPGLRKRARDRLDRRLSGAAPVAGEEGRGLRIYSLLSLAWMIAAAGFVILLSLLYYDRLTAIAPPEVVWTVLGALYCLLFVPVIAVVARPLLQRRRGGGGAAGAVG; the protein is encoded by the coding sequence GTGCTCTGCCGGTCGTGCCGGCGACAGGTCGGCCGTGGCGACCCGTTCTGCCACGCGTGCGGCGTCGCCGTCGACGGCCGCACGGCCGCCCTCGACCTCGTGCTGCCCGGCGGGGCGCGGGTGCCGCTCGCCGACGCGACGACCATCGGGCGGTCCCCCGCGAGCACGGTGCGCCTGGAGGACCGCAGCGTCTCGCGGACCCACGCCCGGGTGACCGTCTCGGCCGCCGGGGCCGTGCTGGAGGACGCCGGGTCGAGCCACGGCACCCTCCTCGACGGGCACCCGGTCGGCGGGCCCGCGCCGCTCCGCGACGGGTCGGCGATCTCCGTCGGAGACGTGGAGCTGCGCGTCGAGCGCCACCGCGACGACGCCGAGGCCGGGCGGACGGTCGTGGTGCCCGTCAACGGCAGCGTCGTGGTCGCCGCGACGGGGGGCGCCCACGTCACCCAGGCGGGGACCCAGGCGGGGTTCCGCCCCCGCATGCGCCCCGGCTGGAAGCTGAAGCGGATGGCCGAGGGCGAGGGGCGGCTGCGGTACGTGCTGTCGAGCGAGCACATGCCCGACCTGCTGCGCATGGGCGACGCCGACGCGGCGCTCGTGCAGATGCTCGACGGGGAGACCTCCCTGCCCGAGCTGATGGCCGAGGCGGAGCGCGTGCACGGCGACAACGGGGTCGGCCGGCTCGCGCGCCTGCTCGCCGACCTCGGGGAGCGGGGGCTGCTCGAGGGCGTCGACGCGCCCGAGCGGCGGGCGCGGGAGGGCCTCCTCGGCCGCCTCACCCGGCCCCGCGAGCGCGCGTTCCCGGGGGCGGGGGCGTGGTTCGAGCGCCTCTACCGGCGGGGCGGCTGGGTGCTGTTCACCCGCACCGGGCTGATCGCCCTCGCGCTCGTCGCCGTCTCGGGCCTGATCGCCTTCACCGCCCTGATCGTGGGACGCGGCGGCACGCCCTTCGTGGTCGCCGACCGCATCGGCATCGGCGGGCTCGTCTTCATCGCCGGCCGCGCCCTGGTCGTCGCGGTCCACGAGATCGCGCACGGCCTGGCGATGGCCTCGTTCGGGCGCACGGTGCCACGCGCCGGCGTGAAGGCGATCCTCGGCCTGCCGTTCGCGTTCGTCGACACCACCGAGGCGTGGTTCGAGCCCCGCCGGCGGCGCATGGCGATCAGCGCCGCCGGGCCCGTCGCCGACCTCGTGGTGGGCGGGGCGGCGGGTCTCGTCGCCTGGTCGCTGCCCGCCGGCAACACCCGCGACGTCGTCTACCAGGTGGCCCTCGCCGCCTACATCGGGGCCTTCTACAACCTCAACCCGTTCCTCGACCGCGACGGGTACCACATCCTCGTCGACCGCCTCGGCGAGCCCGGCCTGCGCAAGCGGGCGCGCGACCGCCTCGACCGGCGGCTGTCGGGGGCCGCGCCGGTCGCCGGCGAGGAGGGCCGGGGGCTCCGGATCTACAGCCTGCTGTCACTGGCGTGGATGATCGCCGCGGCGGGCTTCGTCATACTCCTGTCCCTCCTCTACTACGACCGATTGACGGCGATCGCGCCGCCGGAGGTGGTGTGGACGGTGCTCGGCGCCCTCTACTGTCTGCTGTTCGTCCCGGTGATCGCGGTGGTGGCGCGCCCGCTGCTGCAGCGCCGGCGCGGGGGCGGGGGAGCGGCCGGTGCCGTCGGATAG
- a CDS encoding PASTA domain-containing protein, with amino-acid sequence MPSLAGTTQAQAADTLAGLGLVPGVLSAASAEVPAGTVLAQQPAAGTEVGPGATIAITISRGYPAVIHDANGDIVRVGGATGEPVEPIAASEDVEEQPNASFAAPVIAYRRGPEGSTKGVAPSAQIWVIDPSDPRSARPLTDAGFDDRRPAISPDGAVVAFVSNRGSRPDDYDVCFARLDATNAAPKCIADRDVAVSRPTWSPDGRSLLVTASDGEDAGQTELQLLTSVVPSSGAPGDWTSQGLITDGMHKDRKTDQVLSSAFSPDGTRLAFSANWRSTTFTLWTLPVADGVIGTEAEQQPFVAACELSWRPDGAELAIAQRNSTCDERGRIVRVDPARPNAQTLLSRLDAASGSPVWAPPASG; translated from the coding sequence GTGCCGTCGCTCGCGGGGACCACCCAGGCCCAGGCCGCGGACACGCTCGCGGGGCTCGGCCTCGTGCCGGGCGTGCTGAGCGCGGCCAGCGCCGAGGTGCCGGCCGGGACGGTCCTGGCCCAGCAGCCCGCCGCAGGGACCGAGGTCGGCCCCGGCGCGACCATCGCGATCACCATCTCCCGCGGGTACCCCGCCGTGATCCACGACGCGAACGGGGACATCGTCCGGGTGGGCGGCGCGACCGGCGAGCCGGTCGAGCCGATCGCGGCCAGCGAGGACGTCGAGGAGCAGCCGAACGCGTCCTTCGCGGCGCCGGTGATCGCCTACCGCCGCGGCCCCGAGGGCTCCACGAAGGGCGTCGCGCCGTCCGCCCAGATCTGGGTCATCGACCCCTCCGACCCCCGCTCGGCGCGCCCGCTCACCGACGCCGGCTTCGACGACCGCCGCCCGGCGATCTCACCCGACGGCGCCGTCGTCGCGTTCGTCTCGAACCGCGGAAGCCGCCCCGACGACTACGACGTCTGCTTCGCCCGGCTCGACGCGACCAACGCCGCCCCGAAGTGCATCGCCGACCGCGACGTCGCCGTCAGCCGCCCGACGTGGTCACCCGACGGGCGGTCGCTGCTCGTCACCGCCTCCGACGGCGAGGACGCCGGCCAGACCGAGCTGCAGCTCCTCACGTCCGTCGTCCCCTCCTCGGGTGCGCCCGGTGACTGGACCTCGCAGGGACTGATCACCGACGGCATGCACAAGGACCGCAAGACCGACCAGGTGCTGTCGTCCGCCTTCTCCCCCGACGGCACCCGCCTCGCGTTCTCGGCCAACTGGAGGAGCACCACCTTCACGCTGTGGACGCTCCCCGTGGCGGACGGCGTGATCGGGACGGAGGCCGAGCAGCAGCCCTTCGTCGCGGCGTGCGAGCTGAGCTGGCGGCCCGACGGCGCCGAGCTGGCCATCGCCCAGCGCAACTCCACCTGCGACGAGCGCGGGCGGATCGTGCGGGTCGACCCCGCCCGGCCGAACGCGCAGACGCTCCTCAGCCGGCTCGACGCCGCCTCGGGCAGCCCCGTCTGGGCGCCCCCGGCCTCCGGGTAA
- a CDS encoding PASTA domain-containing protein, translating into MSSVCRSCGTIAEGDPDFCPTCGEYLRWDPTGVQKSVEPAAPAPPAATPPAPGAPPPPTPPAAGPPPPAPPSAPAPAPVQPDAVLIALRRPDDEGYASEPIRLAVDPGGAVVMRALIRNQSGIVDNYDMSVDGWPEGWWQIAPATVYLVPFGSAGGSYEQEVEVRLAPPRTAEAEARAWEITVVATSRAHGAAVRSATSTLDIAPYSELETSLSPERRAGRVEAVFALSLTNRANAPVDVDLTGVDPENALGFTFREPWVPPAKRRREGLDVAEQAYRRAEGMGVGRASPEEMAKRAVQRATAGAEGKVVRFLKRRKKVGREIQGLRIAPGERVEATVGVSPPKQIWIGRAALHPFQVVAQPHGTDVPGPPVSGAFRQRQWLPWWLMIVVPLLIVGGIWLLSQRTSESTVPDLAAAPDVFAAKALLEDAGLTLGETFEEETPGAAPGAIVEQDPAAGESATEGAAVSIKVAVGAEKVAVPDLTGQTAEQAKATLAAAGFQLGRPLNEAADPAAATIANQIPVPDSLEASGAAIDVVFADAAAGTATTPTAPATTPAPPVDPTAPPPPVGTPSTPASTRRPRRRPRRPARRWCCRRRRGPRSWSRARRRRGAVSRCRRSRGPPRPRPRTRSRGSASCRAC; encoded by the coding sequence GTGAGCAGCGTCTGCCGCTCGTGCGGGACCATCGCCGAGGGCGACCCCGACTTCTGCCCCACCTGCGGCGAGTACCTCCGCTGGGACCCGACGGGCGTGCAGAAGTCCGTCGAGCCGGCCGCTCCCGCCCCGCCCGCGGCGACCCCGCCCGCACCCGGCGCCCCGCCTCCCCCGACCCCGCCCGCCGCCGGGCCCCCGCCCCCCGCGCCCCCGTCGGCGCCCGCACCCGCCCCCGTCCAGCCCGACGCGGTCCTGATCGCCCTGCGCCGGCCCGACGACGAGGGCTACGCGAGCGAGCCGATCCGCCTCGCGGTGGACCCGGGCGGCGCCGTCGTCATGCGGGCGCTCATCCGGAACCAGAGCGGCATCGTCGACAACTACGACATGTCCGTGGACGGGTGGCCGGAGGGCTGGTGGCAGATCGCGCCGGCGACGGTGTACCTCGTGCCCTTCGGATCGGCGGGGGGCTCCTACGAGCAGGAGGTCGAGGTCCGCCTCGCGCCGCCAAGGACGGCGGAGGCCGAGGCCCGCGCCTGGGAGATCACGGTCGTCGCGACCTCGCGGGCGCACGGGGCGGCCGTCCGCTCGGCGACGAGCACCCTCGACATCGCCCCCTACAGCGAGCTCGAGACGTCCCTGTCGCCGGAGCGCCGCGCCGGGCGCGTCGAGGCGGTCTTCGCCCTGTCGCTCACGAACCGGGCGAACGCCCCGGTCGACGTGGACCTGACCGGCGTCGACCCCGAGAACGCCCTCGGCTTCACGTTCCGCGAGCCGTGGGTGCCGCCGGCGAAGCGCCGGCGGGAGGGGCTCGACGTCGCCGAGCAGGCGTACCGGCGCGCCGAGGGCATGGGCGTCGGCCGGGCGTCGCCGGAGGAGATGGCGAAGCGGGCGGTCCAGCGGGCGACCGCCGGGGCCGAGGGCAAGGTCGTCCGGTTCCTGAAGCGGCGCAAGAAGGTCGGCCGTGAGATCCAGGGGCTGCGGATCGCCCCCGGCGAGCGCGTCGAGGCGACCGTCGGCGTCAGCCCGCCGAAGCAGATCTGGATCGGCCGGGCCGCCCTCCACCCCTTCCAGGTCGTGGCGCAGCCGCACGGCACCGACGTGCCGGGGCCGCCGGTCTCCGGCGCGTTCCGCCAGCGCCAGTGGCTGCCGTGGTGGCTGATGATCGTCGTCCCGCTCCTCATCGTGGGCGGCATCTGGCTGCTGTCGCAGCGGACGTCCGAGTCGACCGTCCCCGACCTCGCCGCGGCCCCCGACGTGTTCGCGGCGAAGGCGCTGCTCGAGGACGCCGGGCTCACCCTCGGTGAGACCTTCGAGGAGGAGACGCCGGGGGCGGCGCCCGGGGCGATCGTCGAGCAGGACCCCGCCGCCGGCGAGAGCGCCACCGAGGGCGCCGCCGTGTCGATCAAGGTCGCGGTCGGCGCGGAGAAGGTCGCGGTCCCCGACCTCACCGGGCAGACGGCGGAGCAGGCGAAGGCCACCCTCGCGGCGGCCGGGTTCCAGCTCGGGCGCCCGCTGAACGAGGCGGCCGACCCGGCGGCGGCCACGATCGCGAACCAGATCCCGGTGCCCGACAGCCTCGAGGCGTCGGGCGCCGCCATCGACGTGGTCTTCGCCGACGCGGCCGCGGGCACGGCGACGACGCCGACCGCCCCCGCGACGACGCCGGCCCCGCCGGTCGACCCGACCGCGCCGCCCCCGCCCGTCGGCACCCCCTCGACCCCCGCGTCCACCCGGCGCCCACGCCGGCGCCCGCGCCGCCCGGCGCGCCGGTGGTGCTGCCGACGCCGGCGGGGGCCCCGGTCGTGGAGCCGAGCCCGCCGACGCCGGGGGGCGGTGTCGAGGTGCCGTCGCTCGCGGGGACCACCCAGGCCCAGGCCGCGGACACGCTCGCGGGGCTCGGCCTCGTGCCGGGCGTGCTGA
- a CDS encoding phage tail protein, which translates to MNGDGAPAVASARGYLRGGLPAIYQEGDFGMRFVSALETLLDPIVGTLDNLPAYFDSRLTDRATLGLLAAWLGVELDESWPEDRQRELVRMSSELSRRRGTRAGLEQALRIAFPDLPLRVEDDGGVVHAANADELPAAPPPRFVVYCDIPLEEPAGLARMIEVMKPVHVQYRLRIRSAKRGPEGA; encoded by the coding sequence GTGAACGGCGACGGCGCCCCCGCGGTCGCCTCCGCCCGCGGCTACCTGCGGGGCGGCCTCCCCGCGATCTACCAGGAGGGCGACTTCGGGATGCGGTTCGTCTCCGCGCTGGAGACGCTGCTCGACCCGATCGTCGGCACCCTCGACAACCTGCCCGCGTACTTCGACAGCCGCCTCACCGACCGCGCCACGCTCGGGCTGCTGGCGGCGTGGCTGGGGGTGGAGCTCGACGAGTCGTGGCCCGAGGACCGCCAGCGGGAGCTGGTGCGCATGTCGTCCGAGCTGTCGCGCCGCCGCGGCACCCGCGCCGGCCTCGAGCAGGCCCTGCGGATCGCGTTCCCCGACCTGCCCCTGCGGGTCGAGGACGACGGCGGCGTGGTGCACGCCGCGAACGCCGACGAGCTGCCCGCCGCGCCTCCCCCGCGCTTCGTCGTCTACTGCGACATCCCGCTCGAGGAGCCCGCCGGGCTCGCCCGTATGATCGAGGTCATGAAGCCGGTCCACGTCCAGTACCGGCTGCGGATCCGATCGGCCAAGCGGGGTCCCGAGGGCGCGTGA
- a CDS encoding putative baseplate assembly protein, producing MSARLPTVKLDDRDFQDLVNEARLRIAQSCPEWTEHNVSDPGVTLIELFAWMTEMVIYRLNRIPDKLHVALMELLGITLEPATAARAELRFRLSAPATAPVFIPASSTEVATPRTPGEDPVVFQTLEDVTIPASRPTAYQVERGRAVKDVGVAAGVATPKGPDQLPFGMPPQVGDALYLGFEGSLSRLVMRVDVDCSQARGAGVDPEDPPLRWEVSSGEAPGGWQEAEVLVDATGGFNYGSGVVELQLPEGHDPATVGGTRAHWLRCRLADTTRRGAAAATFSHPPEIYSITAAPLGALVPAAHSVRIDEEALGESDGTPGQSVRLRNVPVLALEGDEGLEVLEPDSTTWRAWEPVETFAESGPGDHHYTLDLASGDLSFGPAIRTGDGAWRQYGAVPPKGARLRMRSYRHGGGRSGNVAAGALSVLKSAIPTVSSVVNPAAAAGGVDPETLDGARQRASMEIRTRYRAVTGEDFEFLCGEASPRVARAICVEPPGTVGVARLHLVPRVEPADRLLTVQELTPDEDLFATVSSYLDERRLIGTRVELVPARYRGVSIVVNLQANLRADPRRVEEDVSHALYTYLNPLVGGAMEGEGEGWAFGRALNQGELYGVIHQVEGVDFVKILRVYETDLSSGEQQPKAAGSHIPLEADELIASGRHLVRAEHPEL from the coding sequence GTGAGCGCCCGGCTGCCCACCGTCAAGCTCGACGACCGCGACTTCCAGGACCTCGTCAACGAGGCGCGCCTGCGCATCGCGCAGAGCTGCCCGGAATGGACCGAGCACAACGTCTCGGACCCCGGCGTCACCCTCATCGAGCTGTTCGCCTGGATGACCGAGATGGTCATCTACCGGCTGAACCGCATCCCCGACAAGCTGCACGTCGCGCTGATGGAGCTGCTCGGCATCACGCTCGAGCCGGCCACGGCGGCCCGCGCCGAGCTGCGCTTCCGGCTGTCGGCCCCGGCGACCGCGCCGGTGTTCATCCCCGCCTCGTCGACCGAGGTCGCGACTCCGCGGACCCCCGGCGAGGACCCCGTCGTCTTCCAGACGCTGGAGGACGTGACGATCCCCGCCAGCCGGCCGACGGCGTACCAGGTGGAGCGCGGGCGGGCGGTCAAGGACGTCGGCGTCGCCGCGGGCGTCGCGACGCCGAAGGGCCCCGACCAGCTCCCGTTCGGCATGCCCCCGCAGGTCGGCGACGCCCTCTACCTCGGCTTCGAGGGCTCGCTGTCGCGGCTCGTCATGCGGGTCGACGTCGACTGCTCCCAGGCGCGCGGCGCCGGCGTCGATCCGGAGGACCCGCCGCTGCGCTGGGAGGTCTCCTCCGGCGAGGCGCCCGGCGGCTGGCAGGAGGCGGAGGTCCTCGTCGACGCGACCGGCGGGTTCAACTACGGCTCCGGCGTCGTCGAGCTGCAGCTCCCCGAGGGCCACGACCCGGCGACCGTCGGCGGCACCCGCGCCCACTGGCTGCGGTGCCGCCTCGCGGACACCACCCGCCGCGGGGCGGCGGCCGCGACGTTCTCGCACCCGCCGGAGATCTACTCGATCACCGCGGCGCCCCTGGGGGCCCTGGTCCCCGCCGCGCACAGCGTCCGCATCGACGAGGAGGCCCTCGGCGAGAGCGACGGCACCCCCGGCCAGAGCGTCCGCCTGCGCAACGTCCCCGTCCTCGCGCTCGAGGGGGACGAGGGACTCGAGGTGCTCGAGCCGGACTCGACGACGTGGCGGGCGTGGGAGCCCGTCGAGACGTTCGCCGAGAGCGGCCCGGGCGACCACCACTACACCCTCGACCTGGCGAGCGGCGACCTCTCGTTCGGCCCCGCGATCCGCACGGGTGACGGGGCGTGGCGCCAGTACGGGGCCGTCCCGCCGAAGGGGGCGCGCCTGCGGATGCGCAGCTACCGGCACGGCGGCGGGCGGAGCGGCAACGTCGCCGCCGGCGCGCTCAGCGTTCTGAAGAGCGCGATCCCGACGGTGTCGAGCGTCGTCAACCCCGCCGCCGCCGCGGGCGGCGTCGACCCGGAGACGCTCGACGGGGCGCGCCAGCGCGCCTCCATGGAGATCCGCACGCGGTACCGCGCGGTGACCGGCGAGGACTTCGAGTTCCTGTGCGGCGAGGCGTCGCCGCGGGTGGCGCGCGCGATCTGCGTCGAGCCCCCCGGCACCGTCGGCGTCGCCCGCCTGCACCTCGTCCCCCGCGTGGAGCCCGCCGACCGGTTGCTGACGGTGCAGGAGCTCACTCCCGACGAGGACCTCTTCGCGACCGTGTCGTCCTACCTCGACGAGCGCCGCCTCATCGGGACCCGCGTGGAGCTGGTCCCCGCCCGCTACCGGGGGGTGAGCATCGTCGTGAACCTGCAGGCCAACCTCCGCGCCGACCCGCGGCGGGTGGAGGAGGACGTCTCCCACGCCCTCTACACCTACCTCAACCCGCTGGTCGGCGGCGCGATGGAGGGCGAGGGCGAGGGGTGGGCGTTCGGGCGCGCGCTGAACCAGGGCGAGCTGTACGGCGTCATCCACCAGGTGGAGGGGGTCGACTTCGTCAAGATCCTGCGGGTCTACGAGACCGACCTGTCGAGCGGCGAGCAGCAGCCGAAGGCCGCCGGCAGCCACATCCCGCTCGAGGCCGACGAGCTGATCGCGTCGGGACGGCACCTCGTGCGGGCGGAGCACCCCGAGCTGTGA
- a CDS encoding GPW/gp25 family protein, translating to MGGILGSGLSFPLRVDARGGLALSHEDEDVREAIAVILGTAPGERPMRPEFGCGIHDYVFESVDAYLVGRLEQEVRRALDRWEPRIDVVGVDLSIEADARGVNEVVVIDVTYRLRATNDVRNLVYPFYVIPAEESAP from the coding sequence ATGGGCGGCATCCTCGGTTCCGGCCTGTCGTTCCCGCTGCGGGTCGACGCCCGCGGCGGCCTCGCGCTCTCCCACGAGGACGAGGACGTCCGCGAGGCGATCGCGGTGATCCTCGGCACCGCGCCCGGCGAGCGCCCGATGCGGCCCGAGTTCGGCTGCGGCATCCACGACTACGTCTTCGAGTCGGTCGACGCCTACCTCGTCGGGCGCCTCGAGCAGGAGGTGCGCCGTGCCCTCGACCGCTGGGAGCCCCGCATCGACGTGGTCGGCGTCGACCTGTCGATCGAGGCGGACGCGCGGGGCGTCAACGAGGTCGTCGTGATCGACGTCACCTACCGCCTGCGGGCGACGAACGACGTCCGCAACCTCGTCTACCCGTTCTACGTCATCCCGGCCGAGGAGAGCGCGCCGTGA
- a CDS encoding VgrG-related protein: MSTGAPGRTAGIAGAEVLVAGAALDPRVAALIQEVRVDDNLTLPDAFLVRMSDPGLRHMDTLPIEVGSEIEIRLGAPDGNRVTSMITGQVTAVEPEFRADGISIVVRGYDHSHALNRTRRNATFQDVTVADVVRKVCEKAGLRAAEVDDSGGIQPFVQQSNETDWEFLWRLAGRVGCEVVVLDGALSFRRAGGGDGGGTPVVLRYGETLTTFRPRLTGVQQVEEVVVRSWDHTAKRAIEATARPEPPRSSIGVAREKVASALGGGAITISDAPVGNQEEADALARSVMSRITNAYLEAEGTCRGAPTLKAGTSVTIEGVGTRFSGSYRLTSTSHQFRGASGYETRFRVSGDSSRSLVELMTPSSRPGWESGGVQVAVVTQNEDPDALGRVRVRYPELGEETEGWWARVVGPGAGRDRGLLMTPLVGDEVLVAFEHGDVRRPLVLGALWNGEDTPGELVQTDGSFRLRSAETIGLAADKTMSITAEDELTVEIGQASAVMQKDGTITAKGKDVTVKGSGSVTIEASGSLTLKAGASLNIEAGGTVKVSGAQVQLG, encoded by the coding sequence ATGAGCACCGGCGCCCCCGGGAGGACGGCCGGCATCGCGGGCGCCGAGGTGCTCGTCGCCGGCGCCGCCCTCGACCCCCGCGTCGCCGCGCTCATCCAGGAGGTCCGCGTCGACGACAACCTGACGCTGCCCGACGCCTTCCTCGTCCGCATGTCCGACCCCGGCCTCCGGCACATGGACACGCTCCCCATCGAGGTCGGCAGCGAGATCGAGATCCGCCTCGGCGCCCCCGACGGGAACCGGGTCACGTCCATGATCACGGGCCAGGTGACGGCGGTCGAGCCGGAGTTCCGGGCCGACGGCATCTCCATCGTCGTCCGCGGCTACGACCACTCCCACGCCCTGAACCGCACCCGCCGCAACGCCACCTTCCAGGACGTCACCGTCGCCGACGTCGTCCGCAAGGTGTGCGAGAAGGCCGGCCTCCGCGCCGCCGAGGTCGACGACTCCGGCGGCATCCAGCCGTTCGTGCAGCAGAGCAACGAGACCGACTGGGAGTTCCTCTGGCGGCTCGCGGGACGCGTCGGCTGCGAGGTCGTCGTCCTCGACGGCGCCCTCTCGTTCCGGCGCGCCGGCGGCGGCGACGGCGGCGGCACCCCCGTCGTGCTGCGGTACGGCGAGACGCTCACCACCTTCCGCCCGCGCCTCACCGGGGTGCAGCAGGTCGAGGAGGTCGTCGTCCGCAGCTGGGACCACACCGCCAAGCGCGCCATCGAGGCCACCGCCAGGCCCGAGCCCCCACGGTCGTCCATCGGGGTCGCCCGGGAGAAGGTCGCCTCCGCGCTCGGCGGCGGAGCGATCACCATCTCCGACGCCCCCGTCGGCAACCAGGAGGAGGCCGACGCCCTCGCCCGCAGCGTCATGTCGCGCATCACCAACGCCTACCTCGAGGCGGAGGGCACGTGCCGCGGCGCGCCGACCCTGAAGGCCGGCACCTCCGTCACGATCGAGGGCGTCGGCACCCGCTTCAGCGGCAGCTACCGCCTCACGTCGACCAGCCACCAGTTCCGCGGCGCGTCGGGGTACGAGACCCGGTTCCGCGTGTCGGGCGACTCGTCGCGGAGCCTCGTCGAGCTCATGACGCCCTCCAGCCGCCCCGGGTGGGAGTCGGGGGGCGTGCAGGTCGCCGTCGTCACCCAGAACGAGGACCCCGACGCCCTCGGCCGGGTGCGGGTGCGCTACCCCGAGCTCGGCGAGGAGACCGAGGGCTGGTGGGCGCGCGTCGTCGGGCCGGGCGCGGGACGCGACCGCGGCCTGCTGATGACGCCCCTCGTGGGCGACGAGGTGCTCGTCGCGTTCGAGCACGGCGACGTGCGGCGGCCCCTCGTGCTCGGCGCGCTCTGGAACGGCGAGGACACCCCCGGCGAGCTCGTGCAGACCGACGGGTCGTTCCGCCTCCGGAGCGCCGAGACGATCGGCCTCGCCGCCGACAAGACCATGTCGATCACCGCGGAGGACGAGCTGACCGTCGAGATCGGCCAGGCCTCGGCGGTCATGCAGAAGGACGGGACCATCACGGCGAAGGGGAAGGACGTCACGGTGAAGGGGAGCGGCTCGGTGACGATCGAGGCGAGCGGGAGCCTCACGCTGAAGGCGGGCGCGAGCCTGAACATCGAGGCGGGCGGCACCGTCAAGGTGTCGGGCGCCCAGGTGCAGCTCGGCTGA
- a CDS encoding LysM peptidoglycan-binding domain-containing protein, protein MAIPDNLTKAYLRLESGEQIDCWFNPAEYTISKSNKWTVKPVVGQGMPTAQFGGGDAQKLTLDLLFDDADRADGDVRGITNSLFAAMSVDKAYASGKNSGRPPMIEFGWGATTTFKAVCDSLKVQFLLFRPNGTPVRAKATISLIQAEPTVGKGPQNPTTRGEAGLRTHVVRDGDSIQSVAHSAYGDATLWRRIAEANGIDDPMSLPRGTVLSIPTLPG, encoded by the coding sequence GTGGCGATCCCCGACAACCTCACCAAGGCGTACCTCCGGCTGGAGAGCGGCGAGCAGATCGACTGCTGGTTCAACCCCGCCGAGTACACGATCAGCAAGAGCAACAAGTGGACCGTGAAGCCCGTCGTCGGCCAGGGCATGCCGACCGCCCAGTTCGGCGGCGGAGACGCGCAGAAGCTCACGCTCGACCTGCTGTTCGACGACGCCGACCGCGCCGACGGCGACGTCCGCGGCATCACCAACTCCCTCTTCGCGGCGATGTCGGTCGACAAGGCGTACGCGTCGGGGAAGAACAGCGGCCGGCCGCCGATGATCGAGTTCGGCTGGGGGGCGACCACGACCTTCAAGGCCGTCTGCGACAGCCTCAAGGTGCAGTTCCTGCTGTTCCGGCCGAACGGCACGCCCGTCCGCGCCAAGGCGACCATCTCCCTCATCCAGGCGGAGCCGACCGTCGGCAAGGGGCCGCAGAACCCCACCACCCGCGGGGAGGCGGGCCTCCGGACGCACGTGGTCCGCGACGGCGACAGCATCCAGAGCGTCGCCCACTCGGCCTACGGCGACGCCACCCTCTGGCGCCGCATCGCCGAGGCGAACGGCATCGACGACCCGATGAGCCTGCCCCGGGGCACCGTCCTCTCGATCCCCACCCTCCCCGGATGA
- a CDS encoding phage tail protein, whose amino-acid sequence MATARSTKPGSATPDPTPGSFFGVDVGETLGYFTECSGLAMEYDVVEYAEGGVNDFVHKLRGRMKFPNLVLKRGITHEETFVKWFLDCREKTVRRDLSVTMYGPDLTPIRTWSFAGAFPVKWTGPDLKAQSGEVAMETIEIAHQGLASVSQG is encoded by the coding sequence ATGGCGACCGCCCGCTCCACGAAACCCGGCAGCGCCACCCCCGACCCCACCCCCGGGAGCTTCTTCGGCGTCGACGTCGGCGAGACCCTCGGCTACTTCACCGAGTGCTCCGGCCTCGCCATGGAGTACGACGTCGTCGAGTACGCCGAGGGCGGCGTCAACGACTTCGTCCACAAGCTCCGCGGCCGGATGAAGTTCCCGAACCTCGTCCTCAAGCGCGGCATCACCCACGAGGAGACGTTCGTGAAGTGGTTCCTCGACTGCCGCGAGAAGACCGTCCGCCGCGACCTCTCCGTCACGATGTACGGCCCCGACCTCACCCCCATCCGCACGTGGTCGTTCGCCGGCGCGTTCCCCGTGAAGTGGACGGGTCCCGACCTCAAGGCCCAGTCCGGCGAGGTCGCGATGGAGACCATCGAGATCGCCCACCAGGGCCTCGCGTCGGTGTCGCAGGGCTGA